The genomic segment GTCGAGGACGTCGAGGTGGCCATCGCGCGCACCGAGCCGAGGTACGAGGACTGGGAGGAGGTGCAGGAAATCAAGCAACTGCACCTCGATGCCATCGCCGCCACGCGCAAGCAGCTGTACCTCGAGAACCAGTACTTCAGCGCCGCCTCGCTGGCGAACGCGATGGCGGAGCGCCTGGCCGAGCCGGAGGGGCCGGAAATCGCGCTGGTGACGCGCAGCGACGACAACAGCTGGCTGGAAGAATTCACCATCGGCGTGATGCGCGCGCGACTGCACCGCCAACTACGCGAAACGGCGCCCGAGGATCGCTACTGCACCTACTACCCGGATCTCGGACGACCTGGGGACGGCTACCTCAACGTCCATTCCAAGGTGCTGGTGATGGACGACGACCTGCTCAGCATCGGCTCCGCCAACCTGAACAACCGTTCCATGGGCTTCGACACCGAGTGCAATCTCGCCATCGAGTCCGGCGGCGAAGAACGCATCCGGCGCGCCATCCGCAGACTGCGCCAGCGCCTGCTCGCAGAGCATCTGGACACCTCTGCGGACGAGGTGGCGCGAACGGAGCAGGAAACCGGTTCGCTCCTGCGTAGCATCAGTGCGCTCAGCGGCGAGGGCCGGACCCTGGCACCCCTGGAGCCCGAGCTTTCAGAGAGCATGGACGCCGTCATCCCCGAAGGCCACATAATCGATCCCGAGACGCCGATCGAGCCGGCCAGGCTGGCCGCGCGGCTGCTGCCCTCGGAGACCCAGGCCTCCAAGATCGGGCGCGTGCTGCTCGCGGGCGGCCTGCTGGCCCTGTTCATCACCCTGGCGGCCGCCTGGCGCTGGACCGAGCTCGGGGAATGGCTGGCGCCGTCGAGGCTCGCCGGCCTCGTGGAGTCAATCAAGGCCATGCCCGCCGCGCCGCTGGTGGTGGTCGGCGCCTTCGTCCTCGGCACGCTGCTGGTGGTCCCGGTCACGCTGATGATCGCGGTCGTGGTGCTGGTGTTCGGACCGGTCGAGGGCGCGATTTACGCCGCCATCGGCTCTCTGCTCGGTGCGGGCGTGACCTATTGGATCGGTCAGCTCATCGGTCGCGCGACCGTGCGGCGCATCGCCGGCTCGCGGCTGGACCGCCTCAGCCGCGCACTGGGCAAGCGTGGCGTGCTGGCGGTGACCACGGTGCGCGTGCTCCCGGTAGCGCCTTTCACCATCATCAACCTGGTCGCCGGCGCGACGCACATCAGCCTGCGCGACTACCTGCTCGGCACGGTCCTCGGCATGGGCCCGGGCATCATCGCCATCGCGGTGTTCATCGACCGCATTCTCGCCACCCTGCGCAACCCCGAGCCGGGCACCCTCGGACTGCTCACCATAGTGGTGGTGCTCATCGTTGCGGGCATGGCATGGCTGCGCCGCACCCTGCGCCGGCGGCACACCGGCAAGCGAGCCTCGGGATCGGCGAGCTGAGCAACTACCGCAGTCCGAGGCGGGACAGGAACTCGTCCAGCCCCGCCCGGTAGCGAGCCTCGTGGCGCAGAAAACCCGTGTTGTGATCGCCGCCGAACACCAGCATCTGGCTGCGCATGCCGGCCGCGGCATGCAACGCCTCGGCATGACTGAAGGGGATGATCTCGTCATCGCGGCTGTGCGCGATGAGCACCGGTGCGCTCACCTCGCCAATGAGCCGCTCGACGGGATACTCGATCCGAGCCAGCCGGCGCACAGGAAGGAACCAGTAGATTTCCGCAGCAAGATCCGGCACGGAGCGGAACGTCGACTCGACGATCAGCGCGCGCGGCGTTTGCTGCACCGCCAGCCAGGTGGCCACTGCGCCCCCGAGCGAACGTCCGAACAGGATGATCCTTTGCGGGTCGACCCCACGGTGATCGACAAGATGCTGCCAGGCGGCGTGCGCGTCCTGGTAAGTCCCTTGCTCGGACGGGCGGCCCGA from the Thioalkalivibrio sp. XN279 genome contains:
- a CDS encoding alpha/beta hydrolase, which translates into the protein MKGLAAVLLLLVAGYALLVAMLWMRQGSMLFLPSIPSREMAATPAAVGLEYEPVEIATSDGETLHGWFLPASGERAVVLFFHGNAGNISHRLESLRIFNSLGLSVLIFDYRGYGLSSGRPSEQGTYQDAHAAWQHLVDHRGVDPQRIILFGRSLGGAVATWLAVQQTPRALIVESTFRSVPDLAAEIYWFLPVRRLARIEYPVERLIGEVSAPVLIAHSRDDEIIPFSHAEALHAAAGMRSQMLVFGGDHNTGFLRHEARYRAGLDEFLSRLGLR
- a CDS encoding VTT domain-containing protein; its protein translation is MTAESGLLVPGRNCWRKEHAHRVAFLVDGADYFAAVRAAAARAERSIYILAWDIDSRMRLVPEGADDGLPEPLGEFLDALARRRRSLHIHILNWDFAMLYAPDREVLPSYKLGWRSHRRVHFELDGCHPVGASHHQKVVVVDDAVAFVGGLDLTHCRWDTPEHRADDPCRRHPSGDPCPPFHDVQMAVDGQAAAALGELARERWRRATGKQLKRPRVKRAPDRWPGTLVPDVEDVEVAIARTEPRYEDWEEVQEIKQLHLDAIAATRKQLYLENQYFSAASLANAMAERLAEPEGPEIALVTRSDDNSWLEEFTIGVMRARLHRQLRETAPEDRYCTYYPDLGRPGDGYLNVHSKVLVMDDDLLSIGSANLNNRSMGFDTECNLAIESGGEERIRRAIRRLRQRLLAEHLDTSADEVARTEQETGSLLRSISALSGEGRTLAPLEPELSESMDAVIPEGHIIDPETPIEPARLAARLLPSETQASKIGRVLLAGGLLALFITLAAAWRWTELGEWLAPSRLAGLVESIKAMPAAPLVVVGAFVLGTLLVVPVTLMIAVVVLVFGPVEGAIYAAIGSLLGAGVTYWIGQLIGRATVRRIAGSRLDRLSRALGKRGVLAVTTVRVLPVAPFTIINLVAGATHISLRDYLLGTVLGMGPGIIAIAVFIDRILATLRNPEPGTLGLLTIVVVLIVAGMAWLRRTLRRRHTGKRASGSAS